The stretch of DNA ACCCTGGGCAACTCCTGCAATGGCTATACCATCGACTTTTGTATTTACTGGTGCTAATTTTGGATGCAATTCTTTGAAAAATCCATCAGGACTTAATTCAAGACCCAACATTTTTGCAATATCTTTGTTTTCAGTTCTGGCAACTAATCCTGCTGAGAGAACTACAAGGTCTGCATCAATGTCAAGCACTTCTCCCATCAATGTTTCTTCAACTCTAACTGTTAAATTTTTGGTTTTAGGGTCTTCAATTATACATCCTGGTCTTCCTCTTACAAACCTGACTCCAAACTGTTCCTGAGCTCTCTGGTAGTATTCCTCATAACCTTTACCAAATGCCCTAATATCCATATAACATATGTAGATATTTACATCAGGATATTCTGATTTAATAAGCTGTGCGTTTTTAAGGGCAAACATACAGCATACTCTGGAACAGTATGGATTTCCAACTTTTAAATCCCTTGACCCTACACACTGTATGAATACAATGTTTTTAGGATGCTTTCCATCGCTTAATCTAACTACATGACCGCCTGTTGGTCCAGATGGATTTACCATCCTTTCCAATTCAAGAGTTGTAATTACATTATCATATATGCCATATCCATATTCTTCTTTTTTAGTGGCATCAAATTCATTAAATCCATTGGAAACAATTATTGTACCAACTTTGAATTTAATTTCTTTTGGTTTTTGATTATATCTTATGGCTCCAGGACCACAGGCTTTTTCACACAATCCACAGTGAATACAGTGTTCCATGTCAATGGTATATACCAAAGGCACGGCTTGAGCGAATGGCACATATATGGCTTTTCTAGTACCTAACCCTAAATCAAATCCATTAGGCACTTCAATAGGACAAGCTCCTGCACAGGCACCACACCCGGTGCAGGTATCTTCATCCACATATCTTGGTTTTTTCTCCACAGTAACTTCAAAATTACCAATATATCCTTGTACATCTTTTATTTCGGCATAAGTGATTAATTCAACATTTGGATGGCTAGCAACTGTAACCATCTTTGGCGCGAGAATTCACATCGCACAATCATCAGTAGGGAATGTCTTGTCAATTTGAGCCATCCTTCCTCCAATAGATGGTTCTTTTTCAACAAGATATACCTTATATCCTTGGTCTCCTAAATCAAGAGCGGCATTTATTCCAGCAATACCTGCCCCTATAATAAGACATGATTTTTCAACATCAACAACTTTTTGAGGAACATCCTCTAATTTTTTAGCTCTCTCCACTCCTCCTGCGATTAATTCAATGGCTTTTTTAGTAGCCTCTTCCTTTTCACTCATATGAACAAATGAGTCGTGTTCTCTTATATTTACGAATTCTAAGTAATAAGGGGACAAGCCTGCTTCTGAAATACATTTTCTAAATGTTGGCTCGTGGATTTTTGGTGTGCATGCTGCAACTACAACCCTTTCAAGACCGTATTCTTTAATACAGTCTTTTATTAAATTCTGACCTGGGTCAGAACACATAAATGGGTATGTTTTTGCAACTACGACACCGTCTAATTTTTCTACGGCGTCTCTTACTCCTTCACAATCCACGACACCGTTAATATTGGCACCACAGTAGCAGACAAATACCCCTATTTTGGGGTTACTCATGTATTCACCTCCTGGTGTATTTCATTCATAAGTATAATATGCATATATTATTAGCTCTATATTATTATAAAAATATATATTCTTAAATTTCTTAATATTGCATATTAAAAATATTATATATAGTTAATATATTTTAAATATAGTAAGTTAATTTAATTAGCGAAAAGTATATATATTCGAAAGGTATATGTTAAAGATGCACGGTGTGGGACAGTGGCATTAAGTTATTTTACACCCCCCATATATAGCTGCTGATAACACCGTGTATAGGAGAAGTCTCCTAAATCCCATTCCCACCCCCTCATACCCCCAAATAAATACGGAAATGAATGGTTAGGATTTAACGGAATATATTTTATAAAATTTTAATTAATTTTAAACCCCTCCCCATTTTATTTTACCCCCCTTTTATTTTTCAATGATTAAATCTTTTTTGTTTTTATTATTTTTTCATGTTATATTCTTATATTTAAATATATAAAAATATATAATCAATACTGAATATTGTAATTATATATATAAATTATATATATTCTTTCAACGCTATAAGATATATTTAAATACCATTTAAAAAATAATTCTGCAAGAATGTTTTTAATAATATTTTTAATGTTATTATCCAAGGTATTAATTTGGATGTTAGATGTTGTTAAATATTATACGAGGGATTTTATGAGTATAATTCAATTAATATATAATTCATTGATATATATATTACCTGCATATGTTGCAAATGCTTCTGCATGCATATTTGGTGGAGGCACACCTTTGGATATGGGGAAAAAATTTGTTGATGGCAAGAGAATAGTTGGAAATGGGGTAACATATAGGGGAACTTTTTTTGGAATTTTATGTGGAATTATTGTAGCTGTTTTAGAAGGTATGATTGTAAATTTAAACATTGTTAATAATATTGCATTTTATTTTAATATATTTGAATGGGTATATATTGGTTTTTTATTATCGCTCGGAGCTCTGTTTGGTGACATGTTGGGAAGTTTTATTAAAAGAAGAATTGGAATTGCACAAGGAAAACCTGCTCCGATTCTTGACCAAATTGGTTTTGTAGTGTTTGCCATATTATTTGCCTATCCTATTGCTCCCATATCTATTGAAATGATAATTGTATTATTGATTATAACACCAGCAGTTCATTTGTTGGGTAATATTGTGGCATACCTATTGGGTGTCAAAAAAGTATGGTGGTGAAATTAACATTTAAAAAAATAAATTAAATAATTAATTAAAATAAATATAATATATAAATTATAATAACAATAAAATAACGAATGATATAATAATTATATATGGTGAAAATATGATTACTCTTGATTTGGAGTTAAAAGATGTTCCCGGTGAATTAATAAGAGCTCTGACACCAATCTCAAATATGGGTGTTAATATATTTAGTGTAATACATTTAAGAGAAAAGAAAACAGATGGTAGGGTTCCTGTTAGGGTAGTTATTGATGATGTAGAAAACAAATTAAATGATGTAATAAAAAAACTTGAAGAAATGGATATAATTATTACAAAAGTAAATGAAACAGTCCGAAAAACAGATATTGATATGGTCGTTGTTGGTCATGTAGTCGATACTGATGTAAGGGATACAATCGACAGATTAAATGAATATGGTCTTGTTGTAGATTTAGACCTTTCAATGCCTGACCCATTTAAAGAATCTTCTGCAAGAATGAAGGTAATAATAGACATCAATAAATTAGAAGATTTTTGCAATGAGCTCGACAGAATATCAAAGGAAAAAAATTTGTTATTTATTAAATCATTTTAAGAAAGGATATAACGATATATAGTTAATTGAGGAGAAAACATGAAGGTAATATTGGTCGGTTTTGGAGTAATCGGTAAAGGTGTAGCAAAAGTTATAGAAGAAAAAAAAGAGTATTTAAAAAACAAATATGGTTTGGATTTAAAAGTTGTGGCTATATGTGATAGGAGCGGTGCAGCAATAGATGAAAATGGTTTGGATTTAAAAACTGCATTAAATGTTAAGGAAGGAACTAAAAAAATATCTAATTATCCTGAAAAAGGAACAGGTATGTCCATTGTTGAGGTTATAAAAACAGTTAATGCCGATGCCATTGTTGAAGCCACACCAACCAACATAGAAACAGGAGAACCTGCAAAAAC from Methanothermococcus okinawensis IH1 encodes:
- a CDS encoding CoB--CoM heterodisulfide reductase iron-sulfur subunit A family protein; this translates as MSNPKIGVFVCYCGANINGVVDCEGVRDAVEKLDGVVVAKTYPFMCSDPGQNLIKDCIKEYGLERVVVAACTPKIHEPTFRKCISEAGLSPYYLEFVNIREHDSFVHMSEKEEATKKAIELIAGGVERAKKLEDVPQKVVDVEKSCLIIGAGIAGINAALDLGDQGYKVYLVEKEPSIGGRMAQIDKTFPTDDCAMUILAPKMVTVASHPNVELITYAEIKDVQGYIGNFEVTVEKKPRYVDEDTCTGCGACAGACPIEVPNGFDLGLGTRKAIYVPFAQAVPLVYTIDMEHCIHCGLCEKACGPGAIRYNQKPKEIKFKVGTIIVSNGFNEFDATKKEEYGYGIYDNVITTLELERMVNPSGPTGGHVVRLSDGKHPKNIVFIQCVGSRDLKVGNPYCSRVCCMFALKNAQLIKSEYPDVNIYICYMDIRAFGKGYEEYYQRAQEQFGVRFVRGRPGCIIEDPKTKNLTVRVEETLMGEVLDIDADLVVLSAGLVARTENKDIAKMLGLELSPDGFFKELHPKLAPVNTKVDGIAIAGVAQGPKDIPDTVSQAKGAASAVSIPMAQGQFKIEMIRACVDENVCGGCEICGKMCPYHAISYKEIDGHLIAQVDDVACKGCGACAGACPSGAMQLRYYRDEQILATIDGILDAEKIING
- a CDS encoding CDP-2,3-bis-(O-geranylgeranyl)-sn-glycerol synthase encodes the protein MSIIQLIYNSLIYILPAYVANASACIFGGGTPLDMGKKFVDGKRIVGNGVTYRGTFFGILCGIIVAVLEGMIVNLNIVNNIAFYFNIFEWVYIGFLLSLGALFGDMLGSFIKRRIGIAQGKPAPILDQIGFVVFAILFAYPIAPISIEMIIVLLIITPAVHLLGNIVAYLLGVKKVWW